Genomic segment of Gigantopelta aegis isolate Gae_Host chromosome 10, Gae_host_genome, whole genome shotgun sequence:
GTTTCTAATTTATGAACTGACTGCATGCCTCTGATATATGTATAGGAAGACAATCAGCTTTTGTATCAAAGAGGATCATGATGTCAACGGTAAATTACAGTGAAAAGAAATCCCACAAACCCGGACCCGCAGTAAACTGAAATGCCctcaaaaccaaacatttttaatggttcctttttaaatgttgcacagaacctctctaaatcaGATACTCCTTTAAACCAGACGTTTTACTTGATCttgtgggtgtctggtttagaggggtttcactgtatgtgtaAAATGGCTAACAAATGACCGATCACAGTAGGTATGTATAGCCTGAAAGCAAACATAGCCACATGTGctggacaatatatatatatggaacatCTCCGATATataactacagtgaaactcctctaaaccggacaccctcaagACCAAGTAAagttaagaggtatctggtttagagaggttcttttCTGTACAGGTATTTAAAAGGGAGGCCTcaaaaaacatctggtttacagagggtccagttttgagaggtttcactgtatgtttaAACACCTCATGTCATGATACAACAGTCTTTCATAAAAAGGTAAATGTTATGAGTATTATGTATATCACCTGATAGGATATGTTTTGTATAGTATactgcatcttcataaatcaaggctaatattcgttcctcgtattatgaacgaatattagccttgatttatgaagatgagtatactggtacatgtatacactaaGTCTGTTTGATATCAAACACAGACCCCAAGTTGAAGACaatttgatattaaaaacagaCAACAAGACAATTTGATATTAAACATGTAGAGCCAAATTTATGaggtttgttttttcttaaacatcggtgtttaagcattgtaaataaatgtacttaCCTGTAAcataaaaacaggttttgtacATTCAGTTTATGCTTTTATTGGGCTGTATGTACGAAGCCTGTTTTCTCAAACACTGGTGTTTAAGTGtagtaaatgtatgttgttatgtgtgtgtttatgacAAAAACACGCTTTATAAATTTGGCtaattgtatttttgcacaagaATAAGATTGACTGGTAAATGATTTATAGTTGTGTTATGGACAGTCAAAAAACAAAGCAGGCTAATTGTATTCTTACCCACAATGTTTGTTTCTTGGTAggtgaatatttttatttccttctccatatttttttttttttttttttttttttatcatcttatattaacaaaaattcaaactataaaagaaaaaaatattttgaatagtTTGTTGGAATATATgtaatgataattattttaatgagtTGGTAGGATTACAACAAGTCAAAATGCTTTTTTGTTTGGCCATATGTTTTTAGCTAAAACATGATGTGtgattttatgaaaataaactgttttatatCTAATGGCTGGTAAAAGTTTTATGTGCATAGAGCTGAAGCATTTCTGTTTCATTAACAATTTCTTTTCTCCACTCAATAGGGTATCATTGTAACATGGATCATGCAGATTAATCTGGTACACATCGactatttaggagataaccatatggagtttttagatttgtgtgtgttattgtctatttgatcccgcaaatgttatttttgacTGGAGGCTTTAGACTgaggttaaaaataaaacatttgtgggCACCCGCAAATCtgaaaactccatatggttatgtccattatAAACTGATCCATTTTTCTgcagaactaactgtatatttggtatttcttgaagaaaaaaaaacctggctacaatctaactgtagacacTTGAACTGTCAACTTGGCCTGTTctaattgctaatgacgtcattagctttccgggtgttattttcgtTTGATctcggaaaaagaatgtaattaaccaataacaaaacagaacacacttgccatcagtttacaattaagATTAGAGAGTTAGGATGGGCAACGTGAAATATTAGCAGTGGGTTCAGTATGTCCAGATTAATTCCAGCAGATCAGGATAATGGGGTAAACTTATTCCTGCAGATCAGGATAATGGGGTAAACATATTCCTGCATATCAGGATAATGTGGTAAACATATTCCTGCAGATCAggataatggggggggggggggggtaaacatATTCCTGCAGATAAAGATCTGAGAGTAGAAggactttaataaaattaccaGGAATCCAGGAGAGTAGCCAACAGAATGGGGTTTAGGCAGGGCTcctagaatgtttataaaatccactagccattggatcagtgattttaaaaagttactagccataattaaaaattcactagccctactttaagttaatacaattttactgaataatagtagtaatcagatatgtcacctaaagggggagatagagcttaaaaacactaacattgtgtgtgtgtgtgtgtgtggggggggggggggggtcatgatattttttgtatttacaaaatcgacttaactgcaacatttgtcttctttttttccctagctgtcgggcatggcaataatagtcacatactagcccaacattgaatatcactagccatgggagtttAACTACTATAATTAAGAAGCCCTGGTTTAGGGGTTGATTTGTTCAAGCAAATTGAGGTCTAAGGAACTAAGGGGTAGAACTACTCCAGCAGATTGTGGTCTTTGGGTATAAGTCTTACAGCAGATTGTGGTCATGGAATAGAAGTCTTACAGCAGATTGTGGTCTTGGGGTAGAAGTCTTACAGCAGATTGTGGTCTTGGGGTAGAAGTCTTACAGCAGATTGTGGTCTTGGGGTAGAAGTCTTACAGCAGATTGTGGTCTTGGGGTAGAAGTCTTACAGCAGATTGTGGTCTTGGGGTAGAAGTCTTACAGCAGATTGTGGTCTTGGGGTAGAAGTCTTACAGCAGATTGTGGTCTTGGGGTAGAAGTCTTACAGCAGATTGTGGTCTTGGGGTAGAAGTCTTACAGCAGATTGTGGTCTTGGGGTAGAAGTCTTACAGCAGATTGTGGTCTTGGAATTGAAGTCTTACAGCAGATTGTGGTCTTGGGGTAGAAGTCTTACAGCAGATTGTGGTCTTGGGGTAGAAGTCTTACAGCAGATTGTGGTCTTGGGGTAGAAGTCTTACAGCAGATTGTGGTCTTGGGGTAGAAGTCTTACAGCAGATTGTGGTCTTGGGGTAGAAGTCTTACAGCAGATTGTGGTCTTTGGGTATAAGTCTTACAGCAGATTGTGGTCTTGGAATAGAAGTCTTGCAGCAGATTGTGGTCTTGGAATAGAAGTCTTGCAGCAGATTGTGGTCTTGGAATAGAAGTTTTGCAGCAGATTGTGGTCTTTGGGTATAAGTCTTACAGCAGATTGTGGTCTTGGGGTAGAAGTCTTACAGCAGATTGTGGTCTTGGAATAGAAGTCTTGCAGCAGATTGTGGTCTTGGGGTAGAAGTCTTACAGCAGATTGTGGTCTTGGGGTAGAAGTCTTACAGCAGATTGTGGTCTTGGAATTGAAGTCTTACAGCAGATTGTGGTCTTGGGGTAGAAGTCTTACAGCAGATTGTGGTCTTGGAATAGAAGTCTTACAGCAGATTGTGGTCTTGGGGTAGAAGTCTTGCAGCAGATTGTGGTCTTGGAATAGAAGTCTTACAGCAGATTGTGGTCTTGGAATAGAAGTCTTACAGCAGATTGTGGTCTTGGAATAGAAGTCTTGCAGCAGATTGTGGTCTTGGGGTAGAAGTCTTGCAGCAGATTGTGGTCTTGGAGTAGAAGTCTTACAGCAGATTGTGGTCTTGGGGTAGAAGTCTTACAGCAGATTGTGGTCTTTGGGTATAAGTCTTACAGTAGACTGTGGTCTTGGAATAGAAGTCTTACAGCAGATTGTGGTCTTGGGGTAGAAGTCTTGCAGCAGATTGTGGTCTTGGAATAGAAGTCTTGCAGCAGATTGTGGTCTTGGAATAGAAGTTTTGCAGCAGATTGTGGTCTTTGGGTATAAGTCTTACAGCAGATTGTGGTCTTGGGGTAGAAGTCTTACAGCAGATTGTGGTCTTGGAATAGAAGTCTTGCAGCAGATTGTGGTCTTGGGGTAGAAGTCTTACAGCAGATTGTGGTCTTGGGGTAGAAGTCTTACAGCAGATTGTGGTCTTGGGGTAGAAGTCTTACAGCAGATTGTGGTCTTGGGGTAGAAGTCTTACAGCAGATTGTGGTCTTGGGGTAGAAGTCTTACAGCAGATTGTGGTCTTGGGGTAGAAGTCTTACAGCAGATTGTGGTCTTGGAATAGAAGTCTTGCAGCAGATTGTGGTCTTGGGGTATAAGTCTTGCAGCAGATTGTGGTCTTGGAGTAGAAGTCTTACAGCAGATTGTGGTCTTGGGGTAGAAGTCTTACAGCAGATTGTGGTCTTGGGGTAGAAGTCTTACAGCAGATTGTGGTCTTGGAATAGAAGTCTTACAGCAGATTGTGGTCTTGGGGTAGAAGTCTTGCAGCAGATTGTGGTCTTGGAATAGAAGTCTTACAGCAGATTGTGGTCTTGGAATAGAAGTCTTACAGCAGATTGTGGTCTTGGAATAGAAGTCTTGCAGCAGATTGTGGTCTTGGGGTATAAGTCTTGCAGCAGATTGTGGACTTGGAGTAGAAGTCTTACAGCAGATTGTGGTCTTGGGGTAGAAGTCTTACAGCAGATTGTGGTCTTGGGGTAGAAGTCTTACAGCAGATTGTGGTCTTGGAATAGAAGTCTTACAGCAGATTGTGGTCTTGGAATAGAAGTCTTACAGCAGATTGTGGTCTTGGGGTAGAAGTCTTACAGCAGATTGTGGTCTTGGAATAGAAGTCTTACAGCAGATTGTGGTCTTGGAATAGAAGTCTTACAGCAGATTGTGGTCTTGGAATAGAAGTCTTGCAGCAGATTGTGGTCTTGGGGTAGAAGTCTTGCAGCAGATTGTGGTCTTGGAGTAGAAGTCTTACAGCAGATTGTGGTCTTGGGGTAGAAGTCTTACAGCAGATTGTGGTCTTTGGGTATAAGTCTTACAGCAGATTGTGGTCTTGGAATAGAAGTCTTACAGCAGATTGTGGTCTTGGGGTAGAAGTCTTGCAGCAGATTGTGGTCTTGGAATAGAAGTCTTGCAGCAGATTGTGGTCTTGGAATAGAAGTCTTGCAGCAGATTGTGGTCTTGGGATATAAGTCTTGCAGCAGATTGTGGTCTTGGAGTAGAAGTCTTACAGCAGATTGTGGTCTTGGGGTAGAAGTCTTACAGCAGATTGTGGTCTTGGGGTAGAAGTCTTACAGCAGATTGTGGTCTTGGAATAGAAGTCTTGCAGCAGATTGTGGTCTTGGGGTAGAAGTCTTACAGCAGATTGTGGTCTTGGGGTAGAAGTCTTACAGCAGATTGTGGTCTTGGGGTAGAAGTCTTACAGCAGATTGTGGTCTTGGGGTAGAAGTCTTACAGCAGATTGTGGTCTTGGGGTAGAAGTCTTACAGCAGATTGTGGTCTTGGAATAGAAGTCTTGCAGCAGAGTGTGGTCTTGGGGTATAAGTCTTGCAGCAGATTGTGGTCTTGGAGTAGAAGTCTTACAGCAGATTGTGGTCTTGGGGTAGAAGTCTTACAGCAGATTGTGGTCTTGGGGTAGAAGTCTTACAGCAGAGTGTGGTCTTGGAATAGAAGTCTTACAGCAGATTGTGGTCTTGGGGTAGAAGTCTTGCAGCAGATTGTGGTCTTGGAATAGAAGTCTTACAGCAGATTGTGGTCTTGGAATAGAAGTCTTACAGCAGATTGTGGTCTTGGAATAGAAGTCTTGCAGCAGATTGTGGTCTTGGGGTATAAGTCTTGCAGCAGATTGTGGTCTTGGAGTAGAAGTCTTACAGCAGATTGTGGTCTTGGGGTAGAAGTCTTACAGCAGATTGTGGTCTTGGGGTAGAAGTCTTACAGCAGATTGTGGTCTTGGAATAGAAGTCTTACAGCAGATTGTGGTCTTGGAATAGAAGTCTTACAGCAGATTGTGGTCTTGGGGTAGAAGTCTTACAGCAGATTGTGGTCTTGGAATAGAAGTCTTACAGCAGATTGTGGTCTTGGAATAGAAGTCTTACAGCAGATTGTGGTCTTGGAATAGAAGTCTTACAGCAGATTGTGGTCTTGGGGTAGAAGTCTTACAGCAGATTGTGGTCTTGGAATAGAAGTCTTACAGCAGATTGTGGTCTTGGGGTAGAAGTCTTACAGCAGATTGTGGTCTTGGGGTAGAAGTCTTACAGCAGATTGTGGTCTTTGGGTAGAAGTCTTACAGCAGATTGTGGTCTTGGGGTAGAAGTCTTACAGCAGATTGTCGTCTTGGGGTAGAAGTCTTACAGCAGATTGTGGTCTTGGGGTAGAAGTCTTACAGCAGATTGTGGTCTTGGGATAGAAGTCTTACAGCAGATTGTGGTCTTTGGGTAGAAGTCTTACAGCAGATTGTGGTCTTGGGGTAGAAGTCTTGCAGCAGATTGTGGTCTTGGGGTAGAAGTCTTACAGCAGATTGTGGTCTTGGGGTAGAAGTCTTACAGCAGATTGTGGTCTTGGGATAGAAGTCTTACAGCAGATTGTGGTCTTTGGGTAGAAGTCTTACAGCAGATTGTGGTCTTGGGGTAGAAGTCTTACAGCAGATTGTGGTCTTGGGGTAGAAGTCTTGCAGCAGATTGTGGTCTTGGGGTAGAAGTCTTACAGCAGATTGTGGTCTTGGGGTAGAAGTCTTACAGCAGATTGTGGTCTTGGGGTAGAAGTCTTACAGCAGATTGTGGTCTTGGGGTAGAAGTCTTACAGCAGATTGTGGTCTTGGGGTAGAAGTCTTGCAGCAGATTGTGGTCTTGGGGTAGGTGCAGCAGATTGTGGTCTTACAGCAGATTGTGGTCTTGGGGTAGAAGTCTTACAGCAGATTGTGGTCTTGGAATAGAAGTCTTGCAGCAGATTGTGGTCTTGGGGTAGAAGTCTTACAGCAGATTGTGGTCTTGGAATAGAAGTTTTGCAGCAGATTGTGGTCTTTGGGTAGAAGTCTTACAGCAGATTGTGGTCTTGGGGTAGAAGTCTTACAGCAGATTGTGGTCTTGGGATAGAAGTCTTACAGCAGATTGTGGTCTTGGGGTAGAAGTCTTGCAGCAGATTGTGGTCTTGGGATAGAAGTCTTACAGCAGATTGTGGTCTTGGGGTAGAAGTCTTGCAGCAGATTGTGGTCTTGGGGTAGAAGTCTTACAGCAGATTGTGGTCTTGGGGTAGAAGTCTTACAGCAGATTGTGGTCTTGGAATAGAAGTCTTGCAGCAGATTGTGGTCTTGGGGTAGAAGTCTTACAGCAGATTGTGGTCTTGGGATAGAAGTCTTACAGCAGATTGTGGTCTTGGGATAGAAGTACTCCAACTAATTGTATTCTTAAGTGTAGAAGATTCAAGCAAATTGGTGATGGGGCAGAAATATTTCAGCAAATTGTGGTCATGGGGAAAAGTACTGAAACAGATTGTAGTCTTAATATAAGTGTTAGAAGATTCCAGCAAATTGGGATCTAGTGGCAGAAGTACTCCTGCAGATTGGGGTCTAGGGGCAGAAGTACTCATGCAGATTGGGATCTAGGGGCAGAAGTACTCCTGCAGATTGGGGTCATGGGCAGAAGTACTTCTGCAGATTGGGGTCATGGGACAGAAGTACTCCTGCAGATTGGAGTCATGGGGCAGAAGTACTCCTGCAGATTGGAGTCATGGGGCAGAAGTACTCCTGCAGATTGGGGTCATGGGGCAGAAGTACTCCTGCAGATTGGAGTCATGGGGCAGAAGTACTACAGATTGGGGTCATGGGCAGAAGTACTGCAGATTGGGGTCATGGGGCAGAAGTACTCCTGCAGATTGGAGTCATGGGGCAGAAGTACTGCAGATTGGAGTCATGGGGCAGAAGTACTCCTGCAGATTGGGATCTAGGGGCAGAAGTACTCCTGCAGATTGGAGTCATGGGACAGAAGTACTCCTGCAGATTGGAATCTAGGGGCAGAAGTACTCCTGCAGATTGGAGTCATGGGACAGAAGTACTCCTGCAGATTGGAATCTAGGGGCAGAAGTACTCCTGCAGATTGGAGTCATGGGACAGAAGTACTCCTGCAGATTGGGGTCTGGGGGCAGAAGTACTCCTGCAGATTGGAGTCATGGGGCAGAGGTACTACAGATTGGGGTCATGGGGCAGAAGTACTCCTGCAGATTGGGGTCTGGGGGCAGAAGTACTCCTGCAGATTGGAGTCATGGGGCAGAGGTACTACAGATTGGGGTCTAGGGGCAGAAGTACTCCTGCAGACTGGGGTCTGGGGGCAGAAGTACCCCATGCAGATTGGGGTCTAGGGACAGAAGTACTCCTGCAGATTGGAGTCATGGGGCAGAAGTACTCATGCAGATTGGGGTCTAGGGACAACGGTACTCCTGCAGATTGGAGTCATGGGGCAGAAGTACTCCTGCAGATTGGGGTCTGGGGGCAGAAGTACTCCTGCAGATTGGAGTCATGGGGCAGAAGTACTCCTGCAGATTGGGGTCTGGGGGCAGAAGTACTCCTGCAGATTGGAGTCATGGGGCAGAGGTACTACAGATTGGGGTCATGGGGCAGAAGTACTCCTGCAGATTGGGGTCTGGGGGCAGAAGTACTCCTGCAGATTGGAGTCATGGGGCAGAGGTACTACAGATTGGGGTCTAGGGGCAGAAGTACTCCTGCAGATTGGGGTCTGGGGGCAGAAGTACTCCTGCAGATTGGAGTCATGGGACAGAAGTACTCCTGCAGATTGGGGTCTGGGGGCAGAAGTACTCCTGCAGATTGGAGTCATGGGGCAGAGGTACTACAGATTGGGGTCATGGGGCAGAAGTACTCCTGCAGATTGGGGTCTGGGGGCAGAAGTACTCCTGCAGATTGGAGTCATGGGGCAGAGGTACTACAGATTGGGGTCTAGGGGCAGAAGTACTGCAGATTGGGGTCTGGGGGCAGAAGTACTCCTGCAGATTGGAGTCATGGGGCAGAGGTACTACAGATTGGGGTCTGGGGGCAGAAGTACTCCTGCAGATTGGAGTCATGGGGCAGAAGTACTCCTGCAGATTGGAGTCATGGGGCAGAAGTACTACAGATTGGGGTCTAGGGACAGAAGTACTCCTGCAGATTGGGGTCTAGGGACAGAAGTACTCCTGCAGATTGGAGTCATGGGACAGAAGTACTCCTGCAGATTGGAGTCATGGGACAGAAGTACTCCTGCAGATTGGGGTCTAGGGGCAGAAGTACTCCTGCAGATTGGAGTCATGGGGCAGAAGTACTCCTGCAGATTGGGGTCATGGGGCAGAAGTACTCCTGCAGATTGGAGTCATGGGGCAGAAGTACTGCAGATTGGTGTCTAGGGGCAGAAGTACTGCAGATTGGGGTCTAGGGGCAGAAGTACTGCAGATTGGGGTCTAGGGGCAGAAGTACTGCAGATTGGAGTCATGGGGCAGAAGTACTGCAACAGAGTGTAGAGATTtaaaattggttttgtttaatgacaccactagagtacattgatttattaatcattggctattggatgttaaactttaacatatggtaattttgacattatagtcttaggaaatctgctacattttcccattagtagcaatggataatttatatgcaccattacacagacaagatagcatataccatggcctttgatataccagtcatggtgttgGAGTATTCCAGCAAAGTGGGGTCTAGGTGTAGATTGGGGTCTATGGATGGAAATATTCCAGCAAATTGGGGTCTGGGGATTGAAGTactattattacatgaaattatttcgccaaattcaaataaaaatctcaagttgtgtttaaaattcacagttggcgaatttgtcgagtgccagagctagcccaggAAGCATAGGAGTAGACGTATTAAGCAGAATGGGGTCTAAGGTTTTAAGTGCTAGTATTCTAGGCAGGTCGGGGAACGGAGATAGAGATTTCGGGATCTATCGGGTAGAAGTATTCCTGCAATTAAGAGTATTGGCGTAGACGTATTCCAGAGtaatcaatacatgtatgtacatgtatgtaaatagtTTACTGACACTATTTTTCATAGTcccaaaaatatttacataagagtaaaaaaagagagaggagaatttcatcccggttcCTACAGGCATGCAAAACACTATCGTCTGCAGTATAGCCTTACTCTCCGggtgggaggggtgggggtgggggggtgggggggggggggggggggggtgggggggggggggggggtggggggggggggcatttggccccctgagaatctctctcttttttcttttttttactccagaaaatagcatacacatctcggggtttaatttgtagtgggttttttgtttataaaaagtagtgccccctcCCCAGATTTTGATCAGGTTACAGCCCTGCTgcaataataacaaacaaactaattataataattgaaataataaacacaccataaaatgttttttccattttaaaccactttattatttttatttttatttagttgtaTTTTTATTCAGAGTTATATGTTTGtagtggataaaaaaaaaagagaaaaaagtgtATACTAGTAATAccagtttaatatataataatattcacaTAAACTCGCTGTATAGCATAGAaataaacctgctacatttattataGACAAACCACTAAAATATTTAGCCAACCAAATTCAGCTTTGTAAGCTTGCCTATCCTATAgctcccccaacccccaccaaTATCAAAACATGGCCAATAccatgataatatataataaaataaggggcgagatgtagtccagtggtaaagcgctcacttgatgcgcggtcggtttaggatcgatccacatcggtggccccattgggctatttctcgtttcagccagtgctccacagctggtgtaacaaaggctgtggtatgtactatcctgtctgtgggatggttcatataaaagatccattgctgctaatcgaaaagagtagcccatgaagtggcgacagcgggtttcttctctatatctgtgtgttcattaaccatatgtctgatgccatataaccgtaaataaaatgtgttgagtgcgtcgttaaataaaacatttccttaataaaataattgaaaatgatttcactcgGGGAAATAAACATAATGCGAAATAGAAGCTCGTTTAACATCCTATAAATCCTGTcgatgtataataatatatagacaATATGAGTGACCCCATTTCATTGTTGGTGTGCCCAATATAAAATCTTGACTAGGCGCcaatagtttttaattatttattttttgtttaaagactcCTCCAATAGTTCTCGTGTAATCTCCAAGGAGAGTATTACTGCACCTCGTCAACTAGATACACGTACGTCCCTgcatatacatttgtatgtacaatatgagacaataataaaataataataaataaataaaatttaataaaaatgttttttaaacaaatttcatCATTTGAAAAGTCAGAAATTGATACAttagtaaattaaataattaattaatagcaTTAACTGATATACCCCTAAAATAACAAACgggtttaaatttttatttggagaaTTACTAAATCAAGTTCTTAGACGATGTTCATTCATTGTGTACATTAtactgttgtttgtttgtttgtttgtttgtttttgctaccAAAAACGTCTCAACAAATTGCCCCTCATTACGCAATGCGTATTAATGTCTTGCTGGTATGACATAAAAACACCTCAAATCGAGATCAATATTGAACCTATTCGCAAACACAGACCCCCAAACTGGAGACAGCCAGTCTGCAAACGAACAAATACGCCACTGACAACGTGCACACTGGCCTCAAGTTGTCGAAGGCGTCAAAGCACGTCCACGACGAACAAGGGAGGCGTCATAATAGGACGATAGCGACAACTGGTCGTCAAAGAAGCGATTATTAAACTTGAATGatgtacatgtttttaattgtaATCTCCGCCGTGTAAAACCGAATCAATGGTCATTTCGTTGTCTGATAACGTGTTGATTGGTTATGTCTGtcgatatattttttgtttattcgcTTTAAGTCGGTCGGTGGTGAAAGATACCGGTAGGGctaattaaaaacacattttaggaCCGCGAACAAATTATGACAGATTACGTGTACCAGTTTCTAACTgttgataaaatatttatttatttatttgtgtatttatttattatatcaatgtactagtatctatgtatctatatgCTTGCAAAACAAATTGCTTTTAAACTTTGCGAGAATAGCttgttatgaaaaaaaaaaaaaaaaaaaaaaaggctgttCGTAGACAGTTTTATATGCAGGTTGGGACGTATCTAAATCAGTTCAATTTAATTTCATATTGACAAAAGCATTACTAAGATAATGTAATGCAGAAAACAATGCACCAAACGAAATGAGTCAGCTAGTAAAAGGATTAGGGATTAAGACTAAAATTGatgtgaaataaaaagaaactcTCAAAATAAGACATATTCATATCCATTAAAATTCTCACCAAGAAGATTTTAAAATTGGAGCTTAGCTTTTAGAGACGgatacatttgttttcaattatttaaaTCTTATTATCTTAGGCGCCAGAAGTGTGGAAGGGACAACTGACACTTCCAACTCTGAAGTTGAATTTATATTTTACTGATCTCTACAATTGCTAACATCTTCCGACACCTATGATTATAAGTAAATTTAGTTTTACACATCCATAAGTTAACGCATAGATACGATGcatgctatttttaaatttttgcatAAAAATAACTGTCATAATTATTGTTGCAACTATTGGATATTCATGGCTAGTAACACTATTTTCGTGCACTACAATCGTTATTTTACTTGTATAGTTATATTGCAATATAATGAGacataactgatgatttttcaTCTAATCTTActtctatttctcgctccagccagtgcaccacgactggtacatcaaaggtcgtggtatgtgttatcctgtctatgggatggtgcatataaaatatatcttgctgctaatcgaaaagagtagcccatgaagtaaatcaaatgtgttgagcgtgtcggtaaataaaacatttccttcctaatcTTActtctatttctcgctccagccagtgcaccacgactggtacatcaaaggtcgtggtatgtgttatcctgtctatgggatggtgcatataaaatatatcttgctgctaatcgaaaagagtagcccatgaagtaaatcaaatgtgttgagcgtgtcggtaaataaaacatgtccttcctaaTCTTACTTGTGAttgttttaatatgaaataataaaatattgtacaaaaaGTTATCTAACTTAAAATATAATGACCGTTTAATACACTCAATGTTGCACCGACATATTGCAGGCTTCTTTCAAAGTAAAGCactgtgcaaaaaatattttaaagggacattcctgagtttgctgcattgtaagatgttttcgacaaataaaatatttctactattaaacttacatattaaatatattgtcttgtttagaatatcagtgtctgtatattcaaatttttttctggtcgtcttaatatttgcaagaagcccaaactggattttgtcttcaaataaaattatttcgtacgtacgaaaaaaaatttttttaggaaataaaatgaaatttaacctagtacgaatattaggacgatcaaaaacacgtttaatatacagccactaatatttta
This window contains:
- the LOC121383512 gene encoding LWamide neuropeptides-like, which codes for MGQKYSCRLGSGGRSTPADWSHGAEVLLQIGVWGQKYSCRLESWGRGTTDWGHGAEVLLQIGVWGQKYSCRLESWGRGTTDWGLGAEVLLQIGVWGQKYSCRLESWDRSTPADWGLGAEVLLQIGVMGQRYYRLGSWGRSTPADWGLGAEVLLQIGVMGQRYYRLGSRGRSTADWGLGAEVLLQIGVMGQRYYRLGSGGRSTPADWSHGAEVLLQIGVMGQKYYRLGSRDRSTPADWGLGTEVLLQIGVMGQKYSCRLESWDRSTPADWGLGAEVLLQIGVMGQKYSCRLGSWGRSTPADWSHGAEVLQIGV